In the genome of Notamacropus eugenii isolate mMacEug1 chromosome 5, mMacEug1.pri_v2, whole genome shotgun sequence, one region contains:
- the ATP5PF gene encoding ATP synthase-coupling factor 6, mitochondrial, which produces MALKRLSRFLSLVQSATSLYFRRNIGVTAVAFNKELDPVQKLFVDKIREYKSKRQAVGGPVDIGPEYQQDLERELFRLKQMYGKADMNTFPTFKFEDPKFEEAPKSQS; this is translated from the exons ATGGCTCTTAAAAGACTCTCCAGGTTTTTATCTCTTGTTCAGTCTGCAACTTCATTGTATTTTCGAAGGAACATTGGTGTTACAGCTGTTGCATTTAACAAGGAACTTGATCCTGTTCAAAAACTCTTTGTAGACAAGATTAGAGAATATAAATCCAAGAGACA AGCAGTCGGAGGACCTGTTGATATAGGTCCTGAATATCAACAAGATCTGGAGAGGGAACTATTTAGGCTCAAGCAGATGTATGGTAAAGCAGACATGAATACATTCCCAACATTCAAATTTGAAG ATCCCAAATTTGAAGAGGCACCCAAATCACAGTCTTGA